The Streptomyces sp. BHT-5-2 genomic interval GCGCAGCACCACCTGCGGCCAGACGGACGCATGGGCGGCCACGTGCACATCGCCGATCACGGTGGCGTCGGGGTGGACATAGGCATCGGGATGGATCTGCGGTTCCACGTCGCCCAGGGCGTAAACGGGCATGCCGGAACGTTCCTTTCCGTCGGGGGAGGAGAGAGGGAGGGGAGAGGTTGGGGGCGCCGGGCAGGGGAGGGAAACGTCAGGCGTAGATGCGGTACACCACCTGGGCGACGCACGCCGGTTTGGGATCGCCCTCGACCTCGACGGTGGCGTCCACCAGCATCTCCATTGCCCCGCCCCGCACTTCGGCGACCGTGCCGACCACGGCGTGCAGCCGCACCCGCGCGCCGACCGGTACGGGACTGGGCAGCCGGAGCCGGTTCACGCCGTAGATCACGTTCATCCGGATCTCCTGGAACTCCAACAGCCGGTCGACGAGCGTGCCCACCAGGCCCAGAGTGTGGAAGCCGTCCGCGACGGGTCCGCCCAGCGGCGGGGCGGAACCCTCCTCGGTGGCGTCGCAGTCGTGGGTGCGCCCATGGGTGGCGTGCGCAAAGGCCGCCACCTGCGCCTGGTCGACCGGCACCCACGGCGTCCGGCCCAGGTCCGTTCCCGCGAGCCCCGCGAGCTCGGCGAGTCCGTGCACGGTGGTCGTCATCGGCTCTCCCGTGCCTGGCCGCGCTGCCGCAGTGGCGTCCCGGTCGGCTGTTGCGGACTGCGCGGTGGTGGGGCGTGCCGTCCGTCGTTCCCGCCGTTCGGAAGCGCTTCGGCCCTGCGGGGGTCGCGCAGTCGCCACGCCAGGGCGGCCGGTACGAGGAGGATGCCGATCAAGGTGGCGAGCACGGCGCGCACGCCCCAGGCATCGGCGAGCATGCCGAACAGCGGAGAGAGGAGCCCGCCGGCGGACAGGGTCACGCCCAGCGTCAGCCCGCTCGCGGTGCCGATGCGGGTGGGCAGGTAGTCCTGGGCCAGGGTCACCTGCGCGGCGAACGGGACGAACAACACCGTTCCGTAGACGAGCGCACAGACCAGCACCCCGGCGATGTTCGGCATGAGCACCATGCCGGCGACCGCGAGGACGGAGACGAGATAGCCGTAGCGCAGGGACGGCAGGCGGCCCCAGCGCTCGGCGCTCCAGCCGCCCGCGAGGGTGCCGATGACACCGCCCGCGGTGAACGCGGTCAGAGCCGCCGCCCCGGTCGCCGCCGAGACACCGAAGCGGCTGATCACATACGGCGCGGCGAGTGCGCCCATCACGACGTACGGAATCGACCAGAACACCGAGATGACGGAGAGCTTGCCGAAGGCCCGCCAGTCATCCGGTCGTCCGGCCTGCGCCGTGCCGCCGTCCGCTCCCTGCGCGCGCGGCCCCGTCGCGGGGGCCACCCGCCAGAAACGCCGGACCAGACAGCAGGCCACGCCCATTGCGAGGGCGGGGAGCGCGAGCAGCCAAGTGCCCGGGATTCCCGAGCCGTTGATCACCAAGGACACGTAGAGCGGGGCGAGGGCGACGCCGATGTTGCCGCCGACGGCGAAGACGCTCATCGACCGGGTGTCGCCACCGCCGATGACGCGTGCGGCCATGGCGCCCGACGGGTGGTACGCGGCCAGCCCGATTCCCGCCAGCGCAACGGCCAACCAGGTCCACACATAGGTGTCACCCAGGCCGGAAAGACCCACGCCCACGCCCGCGGTGACCATTCCGGCCGGGACCAGCCAACCCATCGGCCGACGGTCGGCCAACAGCCCGACCACCGGCTGTATCAGACTGGACAGGCCGGTGGCGGCGAGCGTGATCCCGGTGATCAGGGTGTAGCTGTAGCCGCGTCCGGCCTGTAGGAACGGCAGCAATGCGGGGATCGCGCCCTGATACATGTCGTTGACCCCATGGGTCACGGTGAGCAGGCCCAGGTCTCTCTTGCTCTTCACAGGTCCCCCGTTGGTTGATGGACGGTCTCCGGTTCTGGCCTGACTTTGCGTCAGGCGCGTTCTTCGGCGCCGCGTACGGGATACGGCTCGCCTCTGGCCACGACGAGGCGCACCGCACGCAGGACTGACAGATCGACGCGTGGATCACCGTCGACGACCACCAGGTCCGCATCGAGACCCGGCGCGACACGTCCGGTCGTCCCGGACAGGCCCAGCGCACGGGCGGAGGAGAGGGTGGCCAGTTCGATCACTCGCTCGGCGGGGAAGCCGAGCCAGGCATAGAGCTCCAGCATGCTGACGTAGTCGTCGAACACGGCCTGCGGGATACCCGCGTCGGTGCCCGTGATCAGGGCTACACCGAGTTCGTCGAGCCAGCTCAGCCGGTCGTAGAAGGCGCGGGTGGCGGCTTCCCCGTCCCGCGCCAGTTTGGTCCGCCAGTCATACCCGCACAGGGAGCCGCAGACCGCGATCCCCTGTGCGGCCATCGACCGGGCGACGGCGGTGCGGCGGTCGACGCCCTCCGGTCCGTCCATCCACAGGCAGTGCTCGACGGTGCTCACCCCGGCGGCCACGGCCGAGGCGACGGCTGCCGCACTGTGTGCATGGGCGGCCACCGGAAGCCCGAACCGGTGCGCCTCGTCGACGGCCATGGCGAGTTGTTCGGTGCTGAACTGGGACTCCCACATCGCCGCGCCGCCCTCGGTGATGTGCCCGCCGCTGGCCATCACCTTGATCACATCGGCTCCGGCCTCCGCGTTGCGCCGTACCAGCGCCCGCAGTTCGGCCTCGTCGGCCACCTCGCCCCCCAGGAACCAGCAATGCCCGCCCGGAGGGGTCAGCGGGGACCCCGCGGCGAGAATCCGCGGACCCCTGACGTGGCCGGCGGTGATGGCCTCGCGCAGCCGGATCGCCGCGGCCCCGCGGTCGCCGAGGTCCCGGACCGTGGTCACCCCGCAGTCCAGCAGCCGACCGGCGCGCCCGGCCATGGCGTCCAGGAGCCTGGGTGTGGGCACCTCGCTCTCCATCAGTGCCCTGAAGGGTTCGGGGCCCGCGTCGAAACTCAGGTGCACATGGCCGTCGATCAGGCCGGGCAGCAGCGTCCCGCCGGGGAAGTCCCACCGGGCCACGGATGCGGGTGCCCGGGCCACGACCGCTTCGCGCGGGCCGACCGCGGCGATCTTCCCGTCCCGGACCAGGACGGCCGCGTCCGTGGTGCGTTCCCCCACGGGCCCGTGCAGTAACTCACCCACCGTGATCAGCATGCGGGCTCTCCGGTCAGGGCGTGGGGGAGGCCCTCCCGGTGGGATCCGGTGCCTGGACGTGATGCGGTGTCGGAGTCCGTACGGGCCGACGCGCGAGGCGCAGCGCCCGCCGCACCGCCCGTCGCCGGGCCCGTTCCGGCTTCCGCCGTCTCGGCCAGGCGATCCAGGAGCTGCTCCAGCAGCGGTCCTGACGTGGCGAAATTGAAGCGCACGAACCCGTCGCCGCCCGGGCCGAATCCCGGGCCGGAACCGAGTTCCACGGCCCCGCGTTCCCGGAACCGGGCTGCCGGGTCCGCGCCCCAACCCAAGGCCCGGCAGTCGAGCCAGGCGAGATAGGAGCCCTGCGGCGGATGGTGCCCGATCTGCGGCAGCCGTTCGGCCAGCCCGGCGGCGAGCCGGTCCCGCAGGCGCGTCAGATGCTCCCGAACGGCGTGCAGCCAGGCATCCCCCTCCGTCCAGGCCAGCAACGAGGCATGCACACCGAGCACGTTGGCGGCTCCGTACAGTTCGACGGGCTGGTCGTCCCAGGCCGCGCGCAGCCGGGCCGGGCCCAGGTGCCCCACGGCGCAGCGGAGGCCCGCGAGGTTGAATGCCTTGGTCGCCGAGGTGAGCGTGACGGTGCGCCGCTCGATCTCGGGGGAGAGCGAGGCAAAGGGGATGTGGCGGTGCGGGGCGTGGGTCAGGTCGGCGTGTATCTCGTCCGAGACGACCAGGAGGTCGTGTCGCTCGGCGAGTTCGGCGAGTTCGAGAAGCTCGGCCCGGGTGAAGACCCGTCCCGTGGGGTTGTGCGGGTTGACCAGCAACAGGGCACGGCAGCCGTGGTCCGCCACCAGACGGGCGAGTTCGCCGGAGTCCCAGGTCCAACCGCCGGGGCCGTCGTGCAGGGGAATCGGGACGAGCCGCCGGCCCAGCCGGGCGAGGCCCTCACGGAAGGGTCCGTACACGGGGGTGTGCACGGCTATCGCGTCGCCGGGTTCGGTGCCCAGGTGGACCGCGAGATGGACGCCCTGGGTGACGGTCGCGAACTCCCTGACCGCTCCGGGCTGCGGGTGCCAGCCGAATCGCCTCGCCATGCGTTCGGCGAAGACCTCTCGCACCGGGCTGCCGTCCGGCCAGTACGGATAGCCGAGGGCGCCGCGGCCGAGATACCGCCGTAGTCCCTCGCGTATCGGCTCCGCCACGGGGAAGTCCATCTCGGCCAGCCCGGCCGGCAGCACGCCGGCGGCCGCCTGCCGCCACTTCTTCGAACCGATGCCGGAGCGGAGAACGTCCGGGTTCACCGCGTCGAAAACGTCCCAGGCTCTCGACGGCGCATCGGACGCGCCGATCTCCCTCACGTTCATGTTTTCCTCCCCCGGTCCGTGCCTGTGCGCACGGTGTGCAGTACGGCACGTCATCGCGCCGCATATGCGTACGGCCCCTTCACTCCCATTGGTTGAATTCCGAATTTATTTCGCAAGTGACGGGGCGAAGCGGTTGCGCGTGTATCGGTCACGGCGGACGCTAATCGATCGCCGTCGCGCAGCACAGGGAATATTGCAGACATCTGTCAAAGGTAAATGGAACTTTAACTGCTGACACTCCGACAGGGTTCCATGTCCAGCTGGTCGAACGGATGGGATGCCCGCTTTGCGGTGTCGCGGCCTCCCGGCCGGCCCCTGATCTGGCGTTACCGGTCGGTATTCCACGCCGACCGGGCGGCAAATCATCGAAAACCAGACTCTCTCGCCGACTCCAAGTGGAATATCGGCGATGCAGCGCAAATCCACTTCTCGAAGCCGAATTCCAGACGAAACGCAAAAGCGACAGGCGGGTCTGTTTTTTGGGGTGTGGGTGCGGATGAGGCCGCCCCGGCATGGCTGCCGGGGCGACGCTGTCAGTTGCTCAGTTACGACCGTCAGTTATGGCTGTCGTGAAGGAAGTCGCGGATGAGGGCGGCCCATTCCTCCGGCCGTTCGACGAAGGGGAGGTGCCCGGAGGCGATCTCGGCGTAGCGCGCCCCCGGAATGGCGTCGGCGAGCTGCCGGTGGTGGTGCGGGGAGACGAGCTGGTCGAGCGCGGTGGAGATGACCAGGGTCGGCACGGCGACGGCCGCGAGGTCGGCCCGGACGTCGACACCGTCGATGATCAGCTCGACGTGCTCCGGCGTGCCTGGCGGGATCGTGGTCGCCGTGGTCGTGATGGCGGTGTCGAGGTCGCCCTGGGCGATGGCGTCCAGGGCGGGGGAGCTGAGGGCCATCAGGGTCAGGAAACGGGCCAGTTGCTCCGTCTCGCCCGCACGCAGCAGGTCGCGCCACAGTCGGGCCGTCAGCAGGAACCGCGGGTCGGGATGGGCGAAACCCGCCGTGAGGACCAGGGCCGTGACGCGGTCGGGGTGCCGGGTGGCGGCCCGGACGGCAACCGGGCAGCCCAGCGAGTACCCGGCGATGGCGAAGGTCTCCAGGCCCTCCTCGACGGCGGCGGCGACCAGTTCGTCGGCCAGTGCGTCCAGTGCGAGGGGCGTGTCGGCGCGCTCGGTCCGGCCGGTGCCCGGGTAGTCCGGGCCGACGACGGTATGGTGCGCGGCCAGTACGTCCATGACGGGGCCGTAGTTGGCGTCGATGCCTCCGCCTGCGCCATGGGCGAGCAGCAGGCCGGGGCCGTTCCCGCGCACCACGCGGCCGAGACGGGGAGCGGGCAGAGCGCTGGGCATGGGGTCTCTCCTGATTCTGTCGGAGCGGTTCCGGCCGAGCAGATCGCGTCGGCCGGACCGCCGGTCGTCGAGGGCGTCGTGCCGATGGTCATGACCGGGTGCTGGTGGTGATGGCCGGAACGCTAGAGCCTCACATCGATGTGAGAGTCAAAGCGGTCAGGGGCGGTTCGCGCGGATCGACGCGGTCCGGCTACCGCGCCGTCATGGCGGCGACCAGTTCCTCCAGTCCGTTGAACTGCCGGTCGAAGCGGTCGGAGTCCGCGGGCGGATCGCCGACCGGCCGTCGGACGTAGGCGGTCCGCATGCCCTGTGCCTGTGCTCCGCGAAGGTCCCAGGCGTGGGCCGCCACCATCAGCACGCGCTCCGGTGGGCAACCGGCGGTGTCGAGGGCGAGCTGATAGACCTCGGGTGCCGGCTTGTAGGCGAGGGCGGACTCGGCGGACAACGCCTGGTGCCAGCGCAGCCCGGCATGTGCGTTGAGCCGCAGCAGAGCGGTGCGGCTGGCGTTGGAGAGCCCCAGCACGGGGAATGTCCGCGCGAGCCGCCGGAGGCCGGCGACCGAATCGCCCCACGGTGGCAGGCGTTGACCGGCGGTGGCCAGCCGGGCGACGGCCGCCGGATCGGCGAGCGCTGCCCGGTCCGCCACCCGTTGAGCGGCCTCCCCGTCGATGATCTCGGTGTTGGCGTACGCGCGCCGTCCTTGCGCAATGCGGTGCTGCTCCTCTTCGACGTACCCCTGCCACACCTTCAGCAACTCGTCGACGGGCGCTGCCGCGTCGGAAGCCGCCACCGCCTCGCGAATCGCCGCGCGCAGCCCACTGGGTTCGTCGACCAGGGTCCCCAGGACGTCGAAGACCACGACCGCGATGTCGCGGATCTCGGTCAAATCGGTCATAACTCCTCCTCCTCCTTTTCCTTCCTTCTTCTCCTTCTTGTCCTTCTTCGCCGTGTCCCGTTCGCCCGCGTCACCATCTCAACAGGTGACGGATCTTGTCGCGGCGGCGCGTCACCGGTCAAGATGGTGACGTGGATTTCGCGTTTGTGAGCGGCGACCCCGCTCTCGATCTGACCGGCACCGTGGGATCTCGTCGAGACGAGCCCAACGACCTCTTGGCCACGCCCGCGGACCTCGAACGGTGGGTGGCGGAATGCGACGAGCTCCCCGACCGTGTTGCCGTCGACTCCGCAACCTTCGAGTCCGCACTGGCACTGCGGGAGGCGCTCTACCGACTGGCTCTCGACCGTGTGCTCGATCGGCCCTTCGACCCGGCCGGCCTTGAGATCGTCAACGAGATGGCCGCCGGGCCGGTGCTCACGCTCAGGCTCAGCGACGCCGGGCTGCACAGGTCGGGGAACCTCCGTGCAGTGCTCTCCCACATGGCCAGGAGCGGTATCGCCCTGCTCGCCGATCCCCATGCCTGTCTCAAGGAGTGCGGCCGCGCTGACTGCACCCGTATCTACCTCGACCGCTCGCGTGGCGCCCGACGCACCTGGTGCGGGATGGACGCGTGCGGCAATCGCGTCAAGGCCGCGGCCTATCGAGCCCGCAGACGCGCTTCGACCACGACCGACACGCCCGTGGCTCCGCATGGCGCACTCCCAAAGCGAGATCAGCGCTGAGCTGCTCCGGCGCCGTAGCCGATCCTGTCTGATGGAGGATCAGCTGCCCGCTTGCGGCGCTTCGTTGGGGACGGGCAGCGAGCGCCACAGTCCGCCGCCGGCAACGTCGGCGAGGTTCGGTGCGGCGTTGCGCAGACAGTGTGCGGTGGCATCGGGATCCGGTACGGAGACGGCGAGAAGGCTGAAAGGCGACGACGGGCACAGCCCGATGCACAGCACGGGGCCGCCGGGCCGTACTGCCACGAAATCCCTGCCGGCCGAGTGCCGGCGGACGCCGACACAGACCACTTCGGGTACCCACACGCCTCGTCCCCGTCTGCCACGCAAGGCGCGCCACCAGTCCCGTTCGACCACCACGGTGCGCACCGCGGCGAGCGGTACGCGGATCCGGACGCGACGTGCGGCCACCATCTCGGGCCACGTCAGGCGGAGGAGGAACTGGTCCTCCCCGATCGTCAGATGTGCCATGGGCGCGACAGCTCCTGGTCGTGTTGCGCGGGGCCGGTCCGGCGTCGGGCCGGCGGTTCGGTCTTCGGTGCGGCAACCGTTGCCTACCAGGCTCGGGCGGCGCGGCTGGCCGGTGGCGACGGCGTGGCGCACGAGTCGGGAGAGGCGCAACGACCCGACTGGCGGAGGCAGGGTCTTACGAAGTCATGACGTGAGCGTCGTGGCGCACCTCGGAACGGGTCGCCAGGCTTAGCGTGATCGGCATGCGAGTACTGGTAACCGGCGGTGCCGGATTCATCGGATCGCAGGTCGTCGAGGCACTTCTCGGGCGGGGCCATGAACCCGTCGTGCTCGACGCACTGCTGCCCTCGGCCCATCCGGAGCCCCCGCCGCCGCCCCCGGGGGTGCACCGTGTCGTCGAGGACGTACGCGATCGGGCGGCTGTCGAGACAGCCCTCGCCGGCGTCGACGCGGTCTGCCACCAGGCGGCGATGGTGGGCCTCGGCAAGGACTTCGCGGACGCGCCCGACTACGTCGGCTGCAACGACCTGGGAACGGCCGTACTGCTGGCGGCGATGGCCGCGTCGGGGGTGCGTCGACTGGTGCTCGCCGGATCGATGGTGGTCTACGGGGAGGGGCACTACAGCTGCCCCGCCCACGGCGCCGTGCGGCCGGGGCCTCGGGCGGTCGCCGAGCTGGAAGCCGGGCGGTTCGAGCCGGACTGCCCGCGCTGCGGTGCCGCGTTGCTGCCCGGCCTGGTCCACGAGGACGCGCCCGTCGATCCGCGCAATGTGTACGCGGCGACCAAGCTCGCCCAGGAGCATCTGGCCGCCTCCTGGGCCCGGGCCACCGGCGGCCGGGCCATCGCGCTGCGGTACCACAACGTCTACGGGCCAGGCATGCCACGCGACACCCCGTACGCGGGGGTGGCGTCGTTCTTCCGTTCGGCGCTGGCCCGTGGCGAGTCGCCCACCGTCTATGAAGACGGCGGTCAGCGGCGGGACTTCGTCCACGTCCGGGACGTCGCGGCGGCGAACATCGTCGCTCTGGAGGCGCTCCCGGAACGACGGGAAGGCACACTGACCGCTTACAACACCGGCAGTGGGCGACCGCACACCGTCGGCGAGATGGCGTGCACGCTGGCCGAGGCGTACGGCGGGCCGGCGCCGGTGGTGACGGGGGAGTACCGGCTGGGCGACGTCCGGCACATCACCGCCTCCTCGCGGCGGATCGCCGACGAACTGGGGTGGCGGGCGGAGACCGGATTCGCCGAAGGGATGGCGGAGTTCGCGCGGGAGGGCATGCGGGAGGGCCCGGAACAGCGTGCGGTGCAGCGTGTGGTGCAGGGGGCGGGCACGGCCCGGCACGGCACGGGTCCGGCGGCGGGGCCTGCCGGTGGTGGGCCCGGTCCCGCCCCGGTGGACGTCGTGCTGCCCTGCCTGAACGAGGCGGCCGCGCTGCCGTGGGTGCTGGCGCGCATCCCTGACGGCTGGCGGGCCGTCGTCGTGGACAACGGCTCGACCGACGGCTCCGCCGAGGTCGCCCGTGGCCTCGGCGCCACCGTCGTCCACGAACCGCGGCGCGGCTTCGGCGCTGCCTGCCACGCCGGACTGCTCGCCGCCGAGGCCGACATCGTCTGCTTCTGTGACTGCGACGCCTCGCTAGACCCGGCGCTGCTCGCCCCGTTCGTCCACGCCGTACGCGACGGGGAGAGCGACCTCGTACTGGGCCGCCGCCGCCCGCAGGGCCGTGGTGCCTGGCCGCCGCACGCCCGGGCCGGCAATGTGGTCCTGGCGCGGATGCTGCGTCGGCGCACCGGTCTGCGGCTGCACGATCTGGGCCCGCTGCGGGCCGCCCGCCGCGACGCCCTGATCGGCCTGGATCTGACGGACCGTCGCAGTGGCTATCCGTTGCAGATGGTCGTCCGGGCCGCCGACGCCGGCTGGCGCATCGAGGAGCGGGATGTGCCCTACCGGCCGCGCACCGGCCGCTCGAAGGTCACCGGCACCTGGCGCGGCACCTGGCACGCGGTCCGCGATATGCGCCGCGTCCTCAACCAGCCGCCGCTGACGGCACGGGTACCGGAGGTGGCGCAATGACCGGGGCCGCACAGCTTCCACCGGATGGGCAAAGTCTGCGGGGCTCCCACGGTCCCGCGGGCCGGCCCGATCGGCCGCGGCCGGCAGTCGGCCCGACGACGGTCCTGGTCATCGCCAAGGAACCGGTGCCCGGACGGGTCAAGACCCGTCTGACGCCGCCCTACACCCCGCACGAGGCCGCCCAACTGGCCGAAGCGGCGTTGTGCGACACGCTGCGGGCCGTCGGCGCGCTGCCCGCCCGGCGACGGGTGCTGGTCCTCGACGGGCGGCCGGGCGACTGGTTGCCGCCCGGTTTCGACGTGCGACCGCAGAGCACCGGCGGCCTCGACGAGCGGCTCGCCGCGGCCTTCGCGGACAGCACCGGACCGACGCTGCTCATCGGCATGGACACCCCGCAGGTCACACCACAACTCCTCGCCCCGGCAGTGGACTTCGGTGCCTGGGACGACTGCGATGCCTGGTTCGGGGCGGCCGACGACGGCGGATTCTGGGCGCTCGGCCTGGCCGTCCCCGACCCCGGGCTGCTGCGCGGCGTCCCCATGTCCACCGCCCGCACCGGTGCCGCGCAGCGCGCCAGGCTGACCGCGGCCGGGCTGCGGGTGCGGGATCTGCCGCCGCTGTGCGACGTCGACACCGCGGACGACGCCGACCGGGTCGCGGCCGGCGCACCCGACGGCCGGTTCGCCGCCACCCTGGCCAGGCTGCGACGGGTGGGCAGCCGATGACGCCGCGCCAAGTCCGCCGCCAGGACCGCGGACTTGTGGGGAAGGACGGAGACCAGGCAGGGCCGCTTGCCGAGGCCGCTCCGCCGTCCGTGCCCGTGCGGTCCGTGCGGCCTGTACGCAAGCGGACGGTCGGCCGCGATCTTCGGGCGGTGGCGGCCGCGGTGGTGCTGTTCGTGCTCGCGGTGGTCGTCGGGCGCGCCCTCAACCGCACCGTCTACGGAACCGAGGGGATTCTGCGACTGGGGTGGCCGCCGCTGTACGCGTCATGGCTGCCGCACCTCGGCCCCGGTACGCCGGCAGCCCTCGTCGTCGCCGCGCTCGTGGTCGTCCACGGCCCGCGGATCGCGCAGTGCCTGCGGTGGCGGGCGCTGGTGCCGGCCGTCTGGGGCGCGTCGATGGCCTGGACCTGGTCCTTGGCACTCGTGGACGGCTGGCAGCGCGGCGTCGCCGGGCGGCTCACCAGCAGCATGGAGTACCTGCGATCCGTCGCCGACGTACATGAAGTGCCCGCCTTCCTAAGGGACTTCACCCACCACATCCTGGCCGACTCGCCGCACAACTGGCCCGCGCATGTGGCCGGACACCCGCCCGGCGCACTGCTGACGTTCGTCGGCCTGGACCGGATCGGGCTGGGCGGAGGTGCCTGGGCGGCGGCCTGGTGCATCACCATCGGCTCGTCCGGCGCGGCCGCGGTCATGGTGACGCTACGGGCGCTGAGCGGTGAGCGGTGGGCCCGGACGGCAGCCCCGTTCCTGGTACTGGCCCCCGCGGCGGTGTGGATCGGCGTCAGCGCCGACGGCTACTTCGCCGGAGTGGCCGCCTGGGCCATCGCCCTGCTCGCGCTCGCGGCCACCCGCACCACCCGGGTGCCCCGCCTCGCGGCCCTGGGGGCCGGGCTGCTGCTGGGGCTCGCCTGGTACCTCTCCTACGGTCTGACCGTCCTGGTCGTGCTGGGTGCCGCCGTTCTCCTCCTGGCCCGTTCCGCCCGGCCCCTGCCGTTCGTGGTGGCGGGGGTGCTGCCTTGGGTGGTGGGCTTCACCGCGCTGGGATTCTGGTGGCCCGAGGGCTATACGACCCTCGTCGAGCGGTACTACCAGGGGGCCGCGAAGGTGCGCCCGTACGCCTATTTCGTCTGGGCCAACCTGGCCGCCCAGGTGGTGACGGTGGGACTGGCGACGGTCGCGGGACTGGGCCGGGCGGCCGCCGGGCTGTGGCCGGCCCTGCGCGGGATGCGGCGTGCGGCGCCACGAGGTAGCGGTGCGCTGGCCGTCCTGGTCGGAGCGGCGTTCTGCGCGATGCTGCTCGCGGACGTGTCCGGAATGAGCAAGGCGGAGACCGAACGCATCTGGCTGCCCTTCGCCATCTGGCTGCTGCCTGCCTGCGCACTGCTTCCGCGCCGCATGCACGGCAGGTGGCTGGCCGGCCAAGCCGTCCTCGCACTCCTGGTCAACCACCTTCTGCTGACGGGATGGTGACGAACACTCAACAGGGCATGACCATTCCTCAGCGCGGCCTGCCGGCCGGTGCCGGGCCGTGATCGGAGCCGGTGCGATGGGGGCGCCGCAGTACCAGGAAGTGGCGGTCGTCGAGCGTCCAGTGGTCGCCGGTCTGCCAGCCGGTGGCCGCCGCTTTGCGGCGCAGCGCGGGGAGGCCGACCCGGGCCCAGGGGAACGGGCGGCCCAGGCGGCCGCGGCCGTCGTCGAACCGCACGTCCAGCCGTTCGTCGATGTCTTCGGGGGCCGCTTCCACCAGCAGGGTCCCGTACGGCGCCACAAGAGAGCCGATGCGCGCCAGCAGTGCCCTGGGGTCGCCGCCGATGCCGATGTTCCCGTCCATGAGCAGGGCGGTGTTCCACAGCCCCTCACCCGGCAGTCTGTCGAAGACGGACCGGCACAGCGCGGGGCCCCCGGTGTGCTCGGTCCGCGCGACGGCCGCGTGACTGATGTCGATGCCGAGCACGACATGGCCGCGTGCGCGGAGGGCGCCGACCAGA includes:
- a CDS encoding MaoC/PaaZ C-terminal domain-containing protein; translated protein: MTTTVHGLAELAGLAGTDLGRTPWVPVDQAQVAAFAHATHGRTHDCDATEEGSAPPLGGPVADGFHTLGLVGTLVDRLLEFQEIRMNVIYGVNRLRLPSPVPVGARVRLHAVVGTVAEVRGGAMEMLVDATVEVEGDPKPACVAQVVYRIYA
- a CDS encoding MFS transporter, with the protein product MKSKRDLGLLTVTHGVNDMYQGAIPALLPFLQAGRGYSYTLITGITLAATGLSSLIQPVVGLLADRRPMGWLVPAGMVTAGVGVGLSGLGDTYVWTWLAVALAGIGLAAYHPSGAMAARVIGGGDTRSMSVFAVGGNIGVALAPLYVSLVINGSGIPGTWLLALPALAMGVACCLVRRFWRVAPATGPRAQGADGGTAQAGRPDDWRAFGKLSVISVFWSIPYVVMGALAAPYVISRFGVSAATGAAALTAFTAGGVIGTLAGGWSAERWGRLPSLRYGYLVSVLAVAGMVLMPNIAGVLVCALVYGTVLFVPFAAQVTLAQDYLPTRIGTASGLTLGVTLSAGGLLSPLFGMLADAWGVRAVLATLIGILLVPAALAWRLRDPRRAEALPNGGNDGRHAPPPRSPQQPTGTPLRQRGQARESR
- a CDS encoding amidohydrolase family protein; its protein translation is MLITVGELLHGPVGERTTDAAVLVRDGKIAAVGPREAVVARAPASVARWDFPGGTLLPGLIDGHVHLSFDAGPEPFRALMESEVPTPRLLDAMAGRAGRLLDCGVTTVRDLGDRGAAAIRLREAITAGHVRGPRILAAGSPLTPPGGHCWFLGGEVADEAELRALVRRNAEAGADVIKVMASGGHITEGGAAMWESQFSTEQLAMAVDEAHRFGLPVAAHAHSAAAVASAVAAGVSTVEHCLWMDGPEGVDRRTAVARSMAAQGIAVCGSLCGYDWRTKLARDGEAATRAFYDRLSWLDELGVALITGTDAGIPQAVFDDYVSMLELYAWLGFPAERVIELATLSSARALGLSGTTGRVAPGLDADLVVVDGDPRVDLSVLRAVRLVVARGEPYPVRGAEERA
- a CDS encoding MalY/PatB family protein, whose amino-acid sequence is MNVREIGASDAPSRAWDVFDAVNPDVLRSGIGSKKWRQAAAGVLPAGLAEMDFPVAEPIREGLRRYLGRGALGYPYWPDGSPVREVFAERMARRFGWHPQPGAVREFATVTQGVHLAVHLGTEPGDAIAVHTPVYGPFREGLARLGRRLVPIPLHDGPGGWTWDSGELARLVADHGCRALLLVNPHNPTGRVFTRAELLELAELAERHDLLVVSDEIHADLTHAPHRHIPFASLSPEIERRTVTLTSATKAFNLAGLRCAVGHLGPARLRAAWDDQPVELYGAANVLGVHASLLAWTEGDAWLHAVREHLTRLRDRLAAGLAERLPQIGHHPPQGSYLAWLDCRALGWGADPAARFRERGAVELGSGPGFGPGGDGFVRFNFATSGPLLEQLLDRLAETAEAGTGPATGGAAGAAPRASARTDSDTASRPGTGSHREGLPHALTGEPAC
- a CDS encoding alpha/beta fold hydrolase, producing MPSALPAPRLGRVVRGNGPGLLLAHGAGGGIDANYGPVMDVLAAHHTVVGPDYPGTGRTERADTPLALDALADELVAAAVEEGLETFAIAGYSLGCPVAVRAATRHPDRVTALVLTAGFAHPDPRFLLTARLWRDLLRAGETEQLARFLTLMALSSPALDAIAQGDLDTAITTTATTIPPGTPEHVELIIDGVDVRADLAAVAVPTLVISTALDQLVSPHHHRQLADAIPGARYAEIASGHLPFVERPEEWAALIRDFLHDSHN
- a CDS encoding haloacid dehalogenase type II, coding for MTEIRDIAVVVFDVLGTLVDEPSGLRAAIREAVAASDAAAPVDELLKVWQGYVEEEQHRIAQGRRAYANTEIIDGEAAQRVADRAALADPAAVARLATAGQRLPPWGDSVAGLRRLARTFPVLGLSNASRTALLRLNAHAGLRWHQALSAESALAYKPAPEVYQLALDTAGCPPERVLMVAAHAWDLRGAQAQGMRTAYVRRPVGDPPADSDRFDRQFNGLEELVAAMTAR
- a CDS encoding ABATE domain-containing protein — translated: MDFAFVSGDPALDLTGTVGSRRDEPNDLLATPADLERWVAECDELPDRVAVDSATFESALALREALYRLALDRVLDRPFDPAGLEIVNEMAAGPVLTLRLSDAGLHRSGNLRAVLSHMARSGIALLADPHACLKECGRADCTRIYLDRSRGARRTWCGMDACGNRVKAAAYRARRRASTTTDTPVAPHGALPKRDQR
- a CDS encoding glycosyltransferase family 2 protein, translating into MREGPEQRAVQRVVQGAGTARHGTGPAAGPAGGGPGPAPVDVVLPCLNEAAALPWVLARIPDGWRAVVVDNGSTDGSAEVARGLGATVVHEPRRGFGAACHAGLLAAEADIVCFCDCDASLDPALLAPFVHAVRDGESDLVLGRRRPQGRGAWPPHARAGNVVLARMLRRRTGLRLHDLGPLRAARRDALIGLDLTDRRSGYPLQMVVRAADAGWRIEERDVPYRPRTGRSKVTGTWRGTWHAVRDMRRVLNQPPLTARVPEVAQ
- a CDS encoding DUF2064 domain-containing protein — encoded protein: MTGAAQLPPDGQSLRGSHGPAGRPDRPRPAVGPTTVLVIAKEPVPGRVKTRLTPPYTPHEAAQLAEAALCDTLRAVGALPARRRVLVLDGRPGDWLPPGFDVRPQSTGGLDERLAAAFADSTGPTLLIGMDTPQVTPQLLAPAVDFGAWDDCDAWFGAADDGGFWALGLAVPDPGLLRGVPMSTARTGAAQRARLTAAGLRVRDLPPLCDVDTADDADRVAAGAPDGRFAATLARLRRVGSR